From the genome of Armatimonadota bacterium, one region includes:
- a CDS encoding redoxin domain-containing protein yields MRSSRLITVMAAVFSFGLALSAMALQTGEKAPDFKLNDQFGKTWDLSGLSGKVVVVVAANRDSGRAMGPWVDNLKKKYGDKIQLLGLMDLHTIPGIGRGIAKSRIRKETSDPLMLDFNGSTAKAYDVSSKVPVVVVVDSNAVIKAIQKNEYNADRFKSISNAVDSALK; encoded by the coding sequence ATGCGCAGTTCACGGTTGATAACAGTTATGGCGGCAGTCTTTAGTTTTGGGCTTGCATTGAGTGCGATGGCGCTTCAGACAGGCGAAAAGGCCCCGGATTTCAAACTCAACGACCAGTTCGGCAAGACCTGGGATTTATCCGGTCTCTCAGGTAAGGTTGTAGTAGTAGTTGCGGCAAACAGAGACTCGGGCAGAGCTATGGGGCCATGGGTAGATAACCTAAAAAAGAAATACGGCGACAAAATCCAGCTCCTGGGCCTTATGGATTTGCACACTATCCCGGGCATAGGCCGCGGGATCGCAAAATCCAGGATCAGGAAAGAGACCAGTGACCCGCTGATGCTCGACTTCAATGGTTCGACTGCCAAGGCCTATGATGTGAGCAGCAAAGTCCCTGTGGTTGTGGTGGTGGACTCCAACGCGGTGATAAAAGCGATCCAGAAGAATGAATACAACGCAGACAGGTTCAAGAGCATATCAAATGCTGTTGACTCTGCGCTCAAGTAA
- a CDS encoding glycosyltransferase family 39 protein, producing MHRFKIPFYALLIITGFYALYFAGLGANPLLDPDEPIYGQFVKEMVRGGDWLTPHYAGKLWFDKPPMYYWLASAAVKTFGLSEFALRLPSALCAVGIVLMVFALASYDFGKRAGIFASLVMATSLMQIIMSHAAATDAIMVFFLVAALYAYRRWLDATGRARLMWIAICGGATGFGMLTKGPVVPLLLTATFIVHLWWTGSLKKLRAADAALGIMTALVIGLPWYIAMYAMHGRAFVDGFIITNNLARFAKPLHKSQTGQWYSYLRNVPIMLAFFLPWSVFLPQAIAGSWRANNGAKLLITWFAVVMVFFSISKTQNFTYTYPVFPAAAILVGVIFAKATKGEQKSARSISIGIWAGLAISLLLMAALVVFAVMRFPAVILSASIMGISLVGAFVISLIGAKTRRLKVTDAAWITTVGMLVFTLVLVCCAMPIVSRQKSTRLIAERIADLNGVKVVAFNLWKPGLFYYLDKKPIDIKNQTQVRSFMSESSPIVIICKEDDEECIEREGSIELFGLGDLDVYPNHEYMRQCKRPIAKQVAHNSFACDLSNVRPKL from the coding sequence ATGCACCGATTTAAGATCCCATTCTACGCTTTATTGATCATAACCGGCTTTTATGCGCTATATTTTGCAGGGTTGGGAGCAAACCCCCTGCTGGACCCCGACGAACCGATATACGGGCAATTTGTAAAAGAGATGGTCAGAGGCGGCGACTGGCTTACCCCGCATTACGCCGGCAAGCTCTGGTTCGACAAGCCGCCAATGTACTACTGGCTCGCATCCGCCGCAGTAAAGACCTTCGGGCTCTCTGAGTTTGCCTTGCGGCTGCCGTCCGCACTCTGCGCTGTCGGCATTGTGCTGATGGTCTTTGCGCTCGCGTCATACGACTTCGGCAAACGCGCGGGCATATTTGCGTCTCTGGTGATGGCCACGTCCCTGATGCAGATAATAATGTCACATGCGGCTGCAACCGATGCGATAATGGTCTTTTTTCTTGTGGCGGCGTTGTATGCCTACAGGCGATGGCTGGATGCGACGGGACGGGCGCGTCTGATGTGGATCGCGATATGCGGAGGCGCGACAGGTTTCGGAATGCTGACAAAAGGACCTGTGGTGCCGCTGCTGCTGACGGCGACTTTTATCGTTCATCTCTGGTGGACAGGATCACTTAAAAAACTGAGAGCGGCTGACGCGGCGCTGGGGATTATGACTGCGCTGGTTATAGGGCTGCCCTGGTATATCGCGATGTATGCGATGCATGGCAGAGCATTTGTGGACGGGTTTATAATAACCAACAATCTTGCCCGCTTTGCAAAGCCGCTTCATAAGAGCCAGACAGGCCAGTGGTATTCGTACTTGCGAAACGTGCCTATAATGCTGGCGTTTTTTCTGCCGTGGAGCGTATTTTTGCCTCAAGCGATTGCTGGAAGTTGGCGGGCAAACAACGGCGCTAAGCTCTTGATCACATGGTTTGCGGTGGTGATGGTCTTTTTCTCAATCTCAAAGACTCAAAACTTCACCTACACCTACCCGGTATTCCCTGCGGCAGCGATACTGGTGGGAGTGATTTTTGCAAAAGCGACAAAGGGAGAGCAGAAGTCGGCCAGGTCGATCTCAATAGGGATTTGGGCAGGACTTGCGATTTCATTACTGCTGATGGCGGCTTTGGTCGTCTTTGCAGTAATGCGCTTCCCGGCTGTGATATTGTCTGCATCTATTATGGGTATCAGCCTTGTCGGCGCATTCGTTATATCGCTAATTGGAGCAAAGACCCGCCGGTTGAAAGTCACGGACGCGGCATGGATCACCACAGTCGGAATGCTTGTCTTTACGCTGGTTCTTGTATGCTGCGCCATGCCTATAGTTTCCCGACAGAAGAGCACAAGACTCATTGCCGAGCGCATTGCCGATTTGAACGGAGTAAAAGTCGTTGCATTTAACCTGTGGAAACCGGGGTTGTTCTATTATCTCGACAAGAAGCCTATAGACATTAAAAACCAGACCCAGGTCAGAAGTTTTATGTCAGAGAGTTCCCCGATTGTTATTATCTGCAAGGAAGATGATGAGGAATGTATCGAGAGGGAAGGTTCAATAGAGCTGTTCGGCCTCGGCGATTTGGATGTATATCCGAACCATGAGTACATGCGGCAATGCAAAAGGCCTATTGCGAAACAAGTCGCACACAATTCATTTGCATGCGACTTGTCCAATGTCCGGCCGAAATTATAA
- the rsmG gene encoding 16S rRNA (guanine(527)-N(7))-methyltransferase RsmG, with product MPFINIDDLHSGAYELGIELSDGQLDQFDRFAAFLVETNKQFNLTRITDPQEIVTSHFLDSLTCLAALKPKKNARVIDVGSGAGFPGIPIKTARPDLHVSLLDSTFKKVKFISQAVDLLEFSDVYPVHGRAEDICKDKDFREKFDIAYARALSELAILAELCLPLVKVGGYVVAQKSEIIDEELNHARPIIGQLGGRVQRVEKIKIPQTQITRHLVIISKVRPTPESFPRSYSRIAKSKSA from the coding sequence ATGCCATTCATAAACATAGACGATCTTCACTCAGGAGCGTATGAACTCGGGATAGAGCTGTCCGATGGCCAGTTGGACCAGTTCGACCGTTTCGCCGCGTTTCTTGTCGAGACCAACAAGCAGTTCAACCTGACCAGAATCACCGACCCGCAAGAGATAGTCACATCTCATTTTCTGGACTCGCTGACATGCCTTGCCGCTCTCAAACCAAAGAAGAACGCTCGTGTGATAGATGTGGGATCAGGCGCTGGTTTTCCCGGCATCCCGATCAAAACAGCCAGGCCGGACCTGCATGTCAGCTTGCTCGACTCGACATTCAAAAAAGTAAAGTTCATCTCCCAGGCCGTCGATCTGCTGGAATTTTCTGACGTTTACCCGGTCCATGGAAGGGCCGAAGATATCTGCAAAGATAAAGACTTCAGAGAAAAATTCGATATAGCCTATGCCCGCGCTCTCTCCGAGCTTGCAATCCTGGCCGAGCTCTGCCTGCCGCTGGTGAAGGTCGGCGGGTATGTGGTGGCTCAAAAGAGCGAAATAATTGACGAAGAGCTCAATCATGCGCGACCAATAATTGGCCAGCTTGGCGGGCGAGTGCAGAGGGTCGAAAAAATCAAAATCCCTCAAACACAGATAACCCGCCATCTTGTGATCATATCAAAAGTGAGACCTACCCCGGAGTCGTTTCCACGCTCATACTCACGTATCGCCAAATCCAAATCAGCCTAG
- a CDS encoding class I tRNA ligase family protein — translation MLSRLNRVVETVNSSLATYNMDVAARALYEFLWSEYCDWYIELAKPRLRGSDEEKRQVRSILYHVLEATLRLLHPIMPFITEEIWQALPHEGESIMLAPYPEVDSSMLDDEAEAQMNAVMDSTRTARDLKSSKNIPIRQSTVMAFQPYPGKELTEHEKTLIERLSGAVIELTDVPRDLESHIAGTVPNFGTFFMSVPKLSDDERKAELARIDNELKSIEKDLSRSQGKLANEGFVSKAPAAIIEKEKRIVAELSEKKQKLEDRKKSLA, via the coding sequence ATACTCTCACGATTGAACCGTGTGGTCGAAACGGTCAACTCCAGCCTGGCGACATACAACATGGACGTAGCCGCCCGCGCTCTCTATGAGTTCCTGTGGAGCGAGTATTGCGACTGGTATATAGAGCTGGCCAAGCCGAGGCTCAGAGGCAGCGACGAGGAAAAGCGCCAGGTCCGGTCGATCTTGTATCACGTATTGGAAGCAACCCTGCGGCTGCTGCACCCGATCATGCCGTTTATCACCGAAGAGATTTGGCAGGCTCTGCCGCATGAGGGCGAGAGCATTATGCTTGCGCCTTATCCCGAGGTCGATTCGAGCATGCTCGACGATGAGGCCGAAGCCCAGATGAATGCCGTTATGGACAGCACTCGGACTGCCAGAGATCTGAAGTCATCGAAAAATATACCGATCCGGCAGTCGACTGTAATGGCGTTTCAGCCATATCCGGGCAAGGAACTGACTGAGCATGAAAAGACCCTTATCGAGAGACTATCAGGTGCGGTGATAGAGCTGACGGACGTTCCTCGTGATCTTGAGAGCCATATAGCCGGGACGGTTCCAAACTTCGGGACATTCTTCATGAGCGTTCCCAAACTCAGCGATGATGAGCGAAAAGCCGAGCTTGCCAGGATAGATAATGAACTCAAATCGATAGAAAAGGACCTTTCCAGGTCGCAGGGCAAGCTTGCAAATGAGGGGTTCGTCTCAAAAGCTCCTGCCGCTATTATCGAGAAAGAGAAGAGGATTGTAGCCGAACTCTCTGAAAAGAAACAGAAGTTGGAGGATAGGAAGAAGTCTTTAGCCTAA